Proteins from a single region of Syngnathus typhle isolate RoL2023-S1 ecotype Sweden linkage group LG10, RoL_Styp_1.0, whole genome shotgun sequence:
- the LOC133161493 gene encoding upstream stimulatory factor 2 isoform X4, protein MINKSTSQVTYRVVQVTDQNLEGRDDAGEAVSVVSAAAFSGAPQAIAQAVIHNPFSNGGSPAGESAGGEARFAYFPAATVSDGAVSVQAAADPTLTQAGGQFYVMMTPPDVIQTGATRNIAPRTQPFPANENETLRHEGLNWKMDGPRTPRDERRRAQHNEVERRRRDKINNWIVTLSKIIPDCNMESTKTGASKGGILSKACDYIRELRQGNQRLQDSLKEVERIQVDNELCRQQIEELKNENALLRAQLQQHGIEMVGETSPQ, encoded by the exons ATGATCAACAAATCTACTAGCCAA GTGACGTACCGCGTGGTCCAGGTCACTGACCAGAACCTTGAGGGACGGGACGACGCTGGCGAAGCGGTGAGCGTTGTCTCTGCAGCGGCCTTCAGCGGCGCTCCACAGGCGATTGCTCAG GCAGTGATTCACAACCCTTTCAGTAATGGAGGAAGTCCGGCGGGGGAGTCGGCAGGCGGGGAAGCGCGTTTCGCCTACTTTCCCGCAGCGACTGTGAGTGACGGCGCCGTGTCTGTGCAGGCCGCCGCCGACCCTACGCTTACACAGGCGGGAG GGCAGTTCTACGTGATGATGACCCCTCCTGATGTCATTCAGACAGGCGCCACACGAAACATCGCACCGCGCACGCAACCCTTCCCAGC AAATGAAAACGAGACGCTGCGGCACGAAGGTTTAAACTG GAAAATGGACGGTCCGCGAACGCCACGAGATGAAAGGAGGAGAGCGCAACATAATGAAG tggaaAGGCGGCGGAGGGACAAAATCAACAACTGGATTGTGACACTGTCTAAAATCATCCCTGACTGCAACATGGAGAGCACCAAAACCGGAGCG AGCAAAGGAGGCATCCTGTCCAAAGCGTGCGACTACATCCGCGAGCTACGGCAGGGCAACCAGCGATTGCAGGATAGCCTGAAGGAGGTGGAGAGAATCCAAGTGGACAACGAGCTGTGCAGGCAGCAG ATCGAGGAACTGAAGAACGAGAACGCCTTGCTGAGAGCGCAGCTCCAGCAACATGGCATCGAGATGGTGGGGGAGACCTCTCCGCAGTAG
- the lim2.5 gene encoding lens intrinsic membrane protein 2.5, producing the protein MYSFMGGGLFCAIVGNILLVVSTATDYWMQYRLSGSFAHQGLWRYCMSGKCHMQTDSIAYWNATRAFMILSAMSCFAGIIAGILSFAHFSAFERFNRSFAAGIMFFVSTLFVLLAMAIYTGVTVNFLGKRFGDWRFSWSYILGWVALLMTFFAGIFYMCAYRMHECRRVAGPR; encoded by the exons ATGTACAGCTTCATGGGAGGGGGGCTGTTTTGCGCCATCGTGGGGAACATCTTGCTGGTGGTCTCCACAGCCACCGACTACTGGATGCAGTACCGCCTGTCGGGTAGCTTCGCCCACCAGGGCCTGTGGCGCTACTGCATGTCGGGAAAGTGCCACATGCAGACAGACAGCATCG cttACTGGAACGCCACGCGTGCCTTCATGATCCTCTCAGCTATGTCCTGCTTCGCCGGCATCATCGCAGGGATCCTGTCCTTCGCTCACTTCTCAGCCTTTGAGAGATTCAACCGCTCCTTCGCTGCCGGCATCATGTTTTTTGTGTCAA CGCTGTTTGTGCTGCTGGCGATGGCCATCTACACGGGGGTGACGGTCAACTTCCTGGGCAAGCGCTTCGGCGACTGGCGCTTCTCCTGGTCTTACATCCTTGGATGGGTGGCGCTGCTCATGACCTTCTTTGCAG GTATATTCTACATGTGTGCCTACAGGATGCACGAGTGCAGAAGAGTGGCTGGCCCACGTTGA
- the LOC133161493 gene encoding upstream stimulatory factor 2 isoform X2 → MDMLEQSLDDASQDKQDEEVQASDDGTGDEQTAVTIQEATAFGDHNIQYQFRTDGGQVTYRVVQVTDQNLEGRDDAGEAVSVVSAAAFSGAPQAIAQAVIHNPFSNGGSPAGESAGGEARFAYFPAATVSDGAVSVQAAADPTLTQAGGQFYVMMTPPDVIQTGATRNIAPRTQPFPANENETLRHEGLNWKMDGPRTPRDERRRAQHNEVERRRRDKINNWIVTLSKIIPDCNMESTKTGASKGGILSKACDYIRELRQGNQRLQDSLKEVERIQVDNELCRQQIEELKNENALLRAQLQQHGIEMVGETSPQ, encoded by the exons ATGGATATGCTCGAACAGagtctggacgacgccag CCAAGACAAACAAGACGAGGAGGTGCAAGCATCTGACG ACGGAACTGGGGACGAGCAGACGGCTGTCACCATACAGGAGGCCACGGCATTTGGTGATCACAACATCCAATACCAATTCCGCACTGACGGGGGACAG GTGACGTACCGCGTGGTCCAGGTCACTGACCAGAACCTTGAGGGACGGGACGACGCTGGCGAAGCGGTGAGCGTTGTCTCTGCAGCGGCCTTCAGCGGCGCTCCACAGGCGATTGCTCAG GCAGTGATTCACAACCCTTTCAGTAATGGAGGAAGTCCGGCGGGGGAGTCGGCAGGCGGGGAAGCGCGTTTCGCCTACTTTCCCGCAGCGACTGTGAGTGACGGCGCCGTGTCTGTGCAGGCCGCCGCCGACCCTACGCTTACACAGGCGGGAG GGCAGTTCTACGTGATGATGACCCCTCCTGATGTCATTCAGACAGGCGCCACACGAAACATCGCACCGCGCACGCAACCCTTCCCAGC AAATGAAAACGAGACGCTGCGGCACGAAGGTTTAAACTG GAAAATGGACGGTCCGCGAACGCCACGAGATGAAAGGAGGAGAGCGCAACATAATGAAG tggaaAGGCGGCGGAGGGACAAAATCAACAACTGGATTGTGACACTGTCTAAAATCATCCCTGACTGCAACATGGAGAGCACCAAAACCGGAGCG AGCAAAGGAGGCATCCTGTCCAAAGCGTGCGACTACATCCGCGAGCTACGGCAGGGCAACCAGCGATTGCAGGATAGCCTGAAGGAGGTGGAGAGAATCCAAGTGGACAACGAGCTGTGCAGGCAGCAG ATCGAGGAACTGAAGAACGAGAACGCCTTGCTGAGAGCGCAGCTCCAGCAACATGGCATCGAGATGGTGGGGGAGACCTCTCCGCAGTAG
- the LOC133161493 gene encoding upstream stimulatory factor 2 isoform X1, with protein MDMLEQSLDDASQDKQDEEVQASDGKYGTGDEQTAVTIQEATAFGDHNIQYQFRTDGGQVTYRVVQVTDQNLEGRDDAGEAVSVVSAAAFSGAPQAIAQAVIHNPFSNGGSPAGESAGGEARFAYFPAATVSDGAVSVQAAADPTLTQAGGQFYVMMTPPDVIQTGATRNIAPRTQPFPANENETLRHEGLNWKMDGPRTPRDERRRAQHNEVERRRRDKINNWIVTLSKIIPDCNMESTKTGASKGGILSKACDYIRELRQGNQRLQDSLKEVERIQVDNELCRQQIEELKNENALLRAQLQQHGIEMVGETSPQ; from the exons ATGGATATGCTCGAACAGagtctggacgacgccag CCAAGACAAACAAGACGAGGAGGTGCAAGCATCTGACGGTAAAT ACGGAACTGGGGACGAGCAGACGGCTGTCACCATACAGGAGGCCACGGCATTTGGTGATCACAACATCCAATACCAATTCCGCACTGACGGGGGACAG GTGACGTACCGCGTGGTCCAGGTCACTGACCAGAACCTTGAGGGACGGGACGACGCTGGCGAAGCGGTGAGCGTTGTCTCTGCAGCGGCCTTCAGCGGCGCTCCACAGGCGATTGCTCAG GCAGTGATTCACAACCCTTTCAGTAATGGAGGAAGTCCGGCGGGGGAGTCGGCAGGCGGGGAAGCGCGTTTCGCCTACTTTCCCGCAGCGACTGTGAGTGACGGCGCCGTGTCTGTGCAGGCCGCCGCCGACCCTACGCTTACACAGGCGGGAG GGCAGTTCTACGTGATGATGACCCCTCCTGATGTCATTCAGACAGGCGCCACACGAAACATCGCACCGCGCACGCAACCCTTCCCAGC AAATGAAAACGAGACGCTGCGGCACGAAGGTTTAAACTG GAAAATGGACGGTCCGCGAACGCCACGAGATGAAAGGAGGAGAGCGCAACATAATGAAG tggaaAGGCGGCGGAGGGACAAAATCAACAACTGGATTGTGACACTGTCTAAAATCATCCCTGACTGCAACATGGAGAGCACCAAAACCGGAGCG AGCAAAGGAGGCATCCTGTCCAAAGCGTGCGACTACATCCGCGAGCTACGGCAGGGCAACCAGCGATTGCAGGATAGCCTGAAGGAGGTGGAGAGAATCCAAGTGGACAACGAGCTGTGCAGGCAGCAG ATCGAGGAACTGAAGAACGAGAACGCCTTGCTGAGAGCGCAGCTCCAGCAACATGGCATCGAGATGGTGGGGGAGACCTCTCCGCAGTAG
- the LOC133161493 gene encoding upstream stimulatory factor 2 isoform X3: MDMLEQSLDDASQDKQDEEVQASDGKYGTGDEQTAVTIQEATAFGDHNIQYQFRTDGGQVTYRVVQVTDQNLEGRDDAGEAVSVVSAAAFSGAPQAIAQAVIHNPFSNGGSPAGESAGGEARFAYFPAATVSDGAVSVQAAADPTLTQAGGQFYVMMTPPDVIQTGATRNIAPRTQPFPAKMDGPRTPRDERRRAQHNEVERRRRDKINNWIVTLSKIIPDCNMESTKTGASKGGILSKACDYIRELRQGNQRLQDSLKEVERIQVDNELCRQQIEELKNENALLRAQLQQHGIEMVGETSPQ; the protein is encoded by the exons ATGGATATGCTCGAACAGagtctggacgacgccag CCAAGACAAACAAGACGAGGAGGTGCAAGCATCTGACGGTAAAT ACGGAACTGGGGACGAGCAGACGGCTGTCACCATACAGGAGGCCACGGCATTTGGTGATCACAACATCCAATACCAATTCCGCACTGACGGGGGACAG GTGACGTACCGCGTGGTCCAGGTCACTGACCAGAACCTTGAGGGACGGGACGACGCTGGCGAAGCGGTGAGCGTTGTCTCTGCAGCGGCCTTCAGCGGCGCTCCACAGGCGATTGCTCAG GCAGTGATTCACAACCCTTTCAGTAATGGAGGAAGTCCGGCGGGGGAGTCGGCAGGCGGGGAAGCGCGTTTCGCCTACTTTCCCGCAGCGACTGTGAGTGACGGCGCCGTGTCTGTGCAGGCCGCCGCCGACCCTACGCTTACACAGGCGGGAG GGCAGTTCTACGTGATGATGACCCCTCCTGATGTCATTCAGACAGGCGCCACACGAAACATCGCACCGCGCACGCAACCCTTCCCAGC GAAAATGGACGGTCCGCGAACGCCACGAGATGAAAGGAGGAGAGCGCAACATAATGAAG tggaaAGGCGGCGGAGGGACAAAATCAACAACTGGATTGTGACACTGTCTAAAATCATCCCTGACTGCAACATGGAGAGCACCAAAACCGGAGCG AGCAAAGGAGGCATCCTGTCCAAAGCGTGCGACTACATCCGCGAGCTACGGCAGGGCAACCAGCGATTGCAGGATAGCCTGAAGGAGGTGGAGAGAATCCAAGTGGACAACGAGCTGTGCAGGCAGCAG ATCGAGGAACTGAAGAACGAGAACGCCTTGCTGAGAGCGCAGCTCCAGCAACATGGCATCGAGATGGTGGGGGAGACCTCTCCGCAGTAG
- the LOC133161443 gene encoding sialic acid-binding Ig-like lectin 14 — MDADGVVALMWPLLFVLFAGVQASPLEPSMPARVLAVVGSCVIIPCSYTPSAEKRAEVDVRVRLRGHARFFLFRQSRVAFNSGDMEEVSDVFRGRMSLSGPVKDGDCSLRMNEVSVEDARTYEVSLKRTGDSAWGRAKSFGLDVVDTPEAPVISGVSSAADGQVVTFNCSVSYQCRSEPPTLCWKWERGVQPVGEQEIRILEAQNQQPLLQTSLTFKVLSWVKVSLRCELSYPRANMVTAFKDLHVTFPPKDVTVQVQTLTVQEGGSVLLACSCKADPPVSEYRWSYVHRGRTFHLGQRTHTIRLYNVTRDTAVSCVAENLVGRAQSRTTVLNVQYKPVIQRLSSTCMVADGMLRCVCLAQSNPRPAISWSVNNSTPPRGYNASLSADALTATLRGRVDGGLQTVTCLAHNALGNDSVTLLQHQAEVGSWRLMWFLVPPAAVILFGISLGVLVFFYCHRKKSVKHMVSGRPSGAGLCQARMPVYINCSEVSHVYTNGSYQLLYQNCTPRFVRNKQVRPMGRRGGERRRGGPRGGVDTQVTVSEVQGAIEADAETAIYLEVL; from the exons ATGGATGCGGACGGCGTCGTGGCACTCATGTGGCCTCTGCTCTTTG TCTTGTTTGCAGGGGTGCAGGCCTCCCCTCTGGAGCCCTCCATGCCCGCCCGAGTACTCGCAGTGGTGGGCTCGTGTGTGATCATCCCCTGCTCCTACACACCCTCAGCAGAAAAACGCGCCGAGGTGGACGTGCGGGTGCGCTTGCGAGGTCACGCACGGTTCTTTTTGTTCCGCCAATCCCGCGTGGCCTTCAACAGCGGAGACATGGAGGAGGTCAGCGACGTCTTCCGGGGGCGTATGTCCTTATCGGGTCCGGTGAAGGACGGTGACTGCTCGTTGAGGATGAACGAGGTCAGCGTGGAAGATGCCAGGACTTACGAGGTGTCTCTGAAGAGGACTGGAGACTCTGCTTGGGGGAGGGCCAAGTCTTTCGGTTTGGACGTTGTGG ACACCCCCGAGGCTCCCGTTATCAGCGGCGTGTCCTCAGCCGCAGACGGGCAGGTGGTCACCTTCAACTGCAGCGTCAGCTACCAGTGCCGCTCCGAACCACCGACCCTTTGTTGGAAATGGGAGCGAGGAGTGCAGCCGGTGGGGGAGCAGGAGATCCGGATCCTTGAAGCCCAAAACCAACAGCCGCTGCTGCAGACCTCGCTCACCTTCAAAGTGTTGAGCTGGGTGAAGGTGAGCCTTCGGTGTGAGCTCAGCTACCCGAGAGCCAATATGGTGACTGCCTTCAAGGATCTGCATGTGACAT TCCCACCCAAAGATGTGACAGTTCAAGTGCAGACCTTGACAGTGCAGGAGGGGGGCAGCGTCCTGCTGGCCTGCTCATGCAAAGCCGACCCACCGGTGTCCGAGTACCGCTGGTCTTACGTTCACCGCGGCCGCACGTTCCACTTGGGCCAACGCACGCACACCATCCGTTTATACAACGTGACACGGGACACAGCGGTCAGCTGCGTGGCCGAGAACCTGGTGGGACGCGCCCAGTCGCGGACCACCGTCCTCAACGTTCAAT ATAAGCCCGTGATCCAGCGCCTCTCATCAACTTGCATGGTGGCAGATGGGATGCTGCGCTGCGTCTGCTTGGCCCAGTCCAACCCGCGGCCCGCCATCAGCTGGAGTGTCAACAACAGCACACCGCCGCGCGGCTACAACGCTTCACTCTCGGCCGACGCCCTCACAGCCACTCTGAGGGGCCGTGTGGACGGGGGGCTGCAGACGGTCACCTGCCTGGCCCACAACGCCCTTGGAAACGACTCGGTCACGCTGTTGCAGCACCAAGCAGAAGTCG GGTCTTGGCGGCTGATGTGGTTTTTGGTTCCCCCCGCCGCCGTCATCCTCTTCGGTATCTCCTTGGGTGTGCTTGTTTTCTTCTACTGCCATCGCAAGAAGTCCGTCAA ACACATGGTGAGCGGACGTCCATCAGGTGCTGGGCTGTGCCAGGCCCGCATGCCGGTCTACATCAATTGCTCGGAGGTTAGCCACGTGTACACCAACGGAAGCTACCAGCTGCTCTACCAGAACTGCACGCCGCGTTTTGTGCGCAACAAGCAA GTACGTCCGATGGGCAGAAGGGGCGGCGAGAGAAGGCGAGGAGGTCCGCGCGGAGGGGTGGATACACAAGTCACCGTCAGTGAGGTGCAAGGCGCCATTGAGGCTGATGCGGAAACAGCCATCTACCTGGAGGTcctctaa
- the vsig10l gene encoding V-set and immunoglobulin domain-containing protein 10-like — protein sequence MKTHEGLSGQVLMIIWAFAFSGANGQLLVSAPGDTQVDTLAGANLTLAVSFDGAPDPAMNWFKGRLPIVTWTVGSDAPPDVAEEYREVLRLEPNGSLSFVHVPLGYDGNYTVEMTKSGLGTGSLNFTLRVFELFENVTMMAFPDLIEEGSEQLQLQYRMLRGVVEQQRWFFNGQPVADGKGGSRYSLRPGTLVVREPRRNDTGRYTVSLSNPFSSVTLDLNITVLYGPDEPSIQISPIQDFYLPGDSLTLSCLADGEPQPLVRWTYDGETLSDNSMGVLNLTGVQTKQNGLYNCDLRNQRTGAQRDKTVALNVYEKPPGGPQCSVVSEDNRRLRYGCQWSGGTPPARLSFPDFGDDSSLENFTLSINVSSQLDGKIVTCQGQHPVENSKCDVTAGSPQNFLPIVRTNVDAEGKIVVSISCLSRATPPATVSWFRGGEPVVDGDLISDDTARLDIRHRNVSVLLLQNYTCTCRNLLGGRTKHIRLQEPSISNFSLFPHKDGTIITLTWEVPPTSIVTGFDIQMSGPALVSADGNLSQSKGSADTFRTILPKAGSARSADIFHLDPKSTYRFRVLPRALMVEGQPTNARRIGPAEGLSGPAIAGIAAGIPCSLLFLLLVCGLIYLAIYWSRAKRQQTRYPVSRAAEKVTTTQTQTPQNLLPRGVKSPPDYNRLRQTPSSLSVAPPTFVPPPPVRVATTV from the exons ATGAAGACGCATGAGGGATTAAGTGGTCAAGTTTTGATGATTATTTGGGCTTTTGCTTTTTCTG GTGCCAACGGGCAGCTTCTTGTGTCCGCACCGGGCGACACCCAGGTAGACACCCTCGCGGGCGCCAACCTCACCCTGGCCGTGTCATTCGATGGGGCGCCGGACCCGGCCATGAACTGGTTCAAAGGCCGCCTGCCCATTGTCACCTGGACGGTGGGCTCAGACGCCCCTCCGGATGTAGCGGAAGAATACAGGGAAGTGCTGAGGCTGGAACCCAACGGATCCCTCAGCTTTGTCCACGTGCCGCTGGGCTACGACGGAAACTACACAGTGGAGATGACCAAGTCTGGGTTGGGGACCGGTTCCCTCAATTTCACTCTGAGGGTCTTTG AACTCTTCGAGAACGTGACAATGATGGCTTTTCCGGATTTAATCGAAGAGGGCAGCGAGCAGTTGCAGCTGCAGTACCGCATGCTGCGAGGTGTGGTGGAGCAGCAGCGGTGGTTCTTCAACGGCCAGCCCGTAGCAGATGGAAAAGGCGGCTCGCGTTATTCGCTGCGGCCCGGCACACTGGTGGTCCGTGAGCCCCGCCGGAACGACACAGGACGGTACACCGTGTCGCTGAGCAACCCCTTCAGCAGCGTGACTCTTGACTTGAACATCACTGTCTTGT ATGGTCCAGATGAGCCCAGCATCCAAATCAGCCCAATTCAGGACTTCTACTTACCAGGAGATTCGCTCACCCTGTCCTGCCTGGCGGATGGGGAACCACAGCCCCTCGTGAGGTGGACGTATGATGGCGAGACGTTGTCTGATAACTCCATGGGTGTCCTAAATCTCACAGGAGTACAGACCAAGCAAAATGGCCTTTACAACTGTGACCTGCGCAACCAAAGGACAGGAGCGCAACGAGACAAAACCGTCGCGCTAAATGTTTATG AGAAACCACCAGGAGGTCCACAGTGTTCCGTGGTGTCCGAGGACAACCGACGCTTGCGGTACGGCTGCCAGTGGTCGGGCGGAACGCCGCCGGCCAGGCTCTCCTTCCCAGATTTTGGTGACGACAGCAGCCTTGAGAACTTTACCTTGAGCATCAACGTATCGAGCCAGTTGGACGGGAAGATTGTCACATGCCAGGGACAACATCCTGTGGAAAACAGCAAGTGTGACGTTACGGCTG GGAGTCCGCAGAATTTCCTCCCGATCGTGCGAACCAACGTGGACGCTGAGGGCAAAATAGTGGTGAGCATCAGCTGCCTCAGCCGGGCCACGCCTCCCGCCACTGTGTCGTGGTTCCGAGGTGGCGAGCCGGTCGTGGACGGTGACCTCATCAGTGATGACACCGCCCGCTTGGATATCCGTCATCGCAACGTCAGTGTACTCCTCCTCCAAAACTACACTTGCACCTGCCGAAACCTCCTGGGCGGCCGCACAAAGCACATCCGCTTGCAAG AGCCGTCCATCTCCAATTTCAGTTTGTTCCCGCACAAGGACGGCACCATCATCACATTGACGTGGGAAGTCCCCCCCACCTCCATCGTCACAG GTTTTGACATCCAGATGAGCGGGCCAGCCCTGGTGAGTGCAGACGGGAATCTCAGTCAGTCCAAAGGCAGCGCAGACACATTCCGCACCATCCTGCCCAAAGCCGGTTCGGCCCGAAGTGCCGACATCTTCCACCTGGATCCCAAATCCACGTATCGTTTTCGGGTTCTTCCCAGAGCTCTAATGGTCGAGGGCCAGCCAACGAATGCCAGACGGATCGGCCCAG CCGAGGGTCTGAGCGGTCCAGCCATTGCAGGCATTGCGGCCGGAATCCCCTGCAGCCTCCTCTTCCTGCTTCTTGTGTGTGGCCTCATTTATTTGGCCATCTACTGGAGCAGAGCTAAAAGACAGCAGACCAGATATCCGGTGTCCAGGGCTGCTGAGAAG GTAACGACCACCCAGACGCAGACGCCTCAGAATCTACTGCCAAGAGGCGTCAAGTCTCCCCCCGACTACAACAGACTGCGTCAG ACACCGTCCAGCCTCTCTGTGGCCCCGCCCACCTTTGTCCCCCCACCGCCCGTCAGAGTTGCAACAACAGTTTGA
- the etfb gene encoding electron transfer flavoprotein subunit beta: MSGRVLVGVKRVIDYAVKIRVKPDKSGVVTDGVKHSMNPFCEIAVEEAVKLKEKKLIKEVVAVSCGPQQAQETIRTALAMGADRGIHVEVSGKDYDNLGPLQVSKIMAALAKKEEAQLVILGKQAIDDDCNQTGQMTAALLDWPQGTFASEVTLEGDKVKVVREIDGGLETIKINMPAVVTADLRLNTPRYATLPNIMKAKKKKIANVKPSELGVDLTSRLEVLRVDEPPQRLAGIKVETVEDLVGKLRETGSI, from the exons ATGTCTGGCCGGGTTCTTGTCGGTGTCAAGCGTGTCATTGACTATGCAGTTAAG ATCCGGGTAAAACCGGATAAGAGTGGCGTAGTGACCGATGGCGTGAAGCACTCCATGAACCCCTTCTGCGAGATCGCCGTGGAGGAGGCGGTCAAGCTGAAGGAGAAGAAGCTCATCAAGGAGGTGGTGGCAGTGAGCTGTGGGCCACAGCAGGCTCAG GAGACCATCCGTACTGCCCTCGCCATGGGAGCTGACCGCGGTATCCACGTGGAGGTGTCTGGCAAGGACTACGACAACTTGGGTCCCCTGCAAGTCTCCAAGATCATGGCTGCGTTGGCCAAGAAGGAGGAGGCCCAGCTTGTAATTCTTGGGAAACAG GCCATTGACGATGACTGCAATCAGACGGGACAAATGACAGCAGCCCTACTGGACTGGCCTCAG GGCACCTTTGCGTCAGAGGTGACACTGGAAGGCGACAAAGTGAAAGTGGTGCGTGAGATTGATGGCGGCCTGGAGACCATCAAGATCAACATGCCCGCCGTTGTCACCGCGGACCTCCGACTCAACACACCTCGCTATGCCACCCTGCCTAATATCATG AaagccaagaagaagaaaattgcCAACGTGAAGCCGTCCGAGCTGGGCGTGGATCTGACATCCCGTCTAGAAGTGCTGCGGGTGGACGAACCTCCGCAGAGGCTGGCTGGCATAAAGGTGGAGACAGTGGAGGACTTGGTGGGCAAACTAAGGGAGACGGGCAGCATATAA